In the Corynebacterium gerontici genome, one interval contains:
- a CDS encoding glycosyltransferase family 4 protein, giving the protein MKLHLITSMWPSKDNPISGIFVAEQASALVDAGHEVWVTVASPSKKQWSVIEDIEPRFMRTLYLPTRFGTIHRVANTKVAARVARWTLPRHEADAVIVHNQLPLGFCVPWWQTKEVPTAVVVHGAAPPLAAKGYANWLKQHLPELGSNVNVIPVGTTLLPYLQQLGVRHDAVLGNGTNYADVAQGSSVSKTVVCIANLHKEKGVDVLLSAFSHLDSLWQLRIVGDGPERAALERQALALGLDRVEFLGRLEREATLKVLEHADLFALPSVRESFGLVFLEAAMRGIPAVGCLGTGAEEIIRDGVSGKLVAQGDPLAVAEALEQMHLNRDAWGAAARENALGRTWERYNKELLAILGVG; this is encoded by the coding sequence ATGAAACTGCACCTCATCACGTCCATGTGGCCCTCAAAGGACAACCCTATCAGTGGCATTTTCGTAGCCGAGCAGGCCAGCGCGCTGGTCGATGCGGGGCATGAGGTGTGGGTGACGGTGGCGTCGCCAAGCAAAAAGCAATGGAGCGTGATTGAAGATATCGAACCGCGATTCATGCGAACCCTGTATCTGCCTACACGGTTTGGCACCATTCACCGCGTGGCCAACACCAAGGTGGCGGCTCGGGTCGCGCGGTGGACGCTGCCTAGGCATGAAGCGGACGCGGTGATCGTGCACAACCAACTGCCGCTCGGCTTCTGCGTTCCCTGGTGGCAGACCAAGGAAGTGCCCACTGCAGTGGTGGTGCACGGTGCGGCCCCACCACTCGCCGCGAAAGGCTACGCCAACTGGCTCAAGCAGCATCTTCCTGAACTTGGCTCAAATGTAAACGTTATCCCGGTGGGCACAACGCTGCTACCTTACCTGCAGCAACTGGGCGTGCGCCACGACGCGGTGCTGGGCAATGGCACAAACTATGCGGACGTGGCGCAAGGATCGTCAGTAAGCAAGACAGTGGTGTGCATTGCCAATCTGCACAAGGAAAAAGGCGTGGACGTGCTACTTTCTGCCTTCTCGCACCTGGATTCCCTATGGCAGTTGCGCATTGTCGGGGACGGCCCCGAACGCGCCGCCTTGGAGCGGCAGGCTCTGGCATTGGGGCTGGATCGGGTGGAATTCCTTGGGCGGCTGGAACGTGAAGCCACCCTGAAGGTGCTCGAACACGCCGACCTCTTTGCCCTGCCCTCGGTTCGCGAATCCTTTGGCCTGGTGTTTCTAGAAGCCGCCATGCGGGGCATTCCTGCTGTGGGGTGCCTCGGCACCGGCGCCGAGGAGATCATTCGCGATGGCGTCAGCGGCAAGTTAGTCGCCCAGGGCGATCCGCTTGCCGTGGCCGAGGCACTGGAGCAGATGCACCTCAACCGCGATGCATGGGGGGCAGCAGCGCGCGAAAATGCACTTGGCAGAACTTGGGAGCGTTACAACAAAGAACTGCTAGCGATCCTTGGAGTGGGTTAG
- a CDS encoding glycosyltransferase family 25 protein — MNSAETAPFAYCAIISLPQDHQRRDKAQASAPYPLEHLPAVRGADLSPGELAQLFDVPRATRRYGRAPKAGEIGCTLSHLQAYREFLARTEDPQALALIVEDDVEFLPGSKAVLDALAQEPHGFTLLFSNADRLRNAPSATVYPRALDPQHEIRSAIPYPLTAIAYIISRAAAEKLVQRAERGPVDWFADESSIYVEEHISFRMLTPGIACEGEASKSSAIHSDYISLQQQARRSPLQRIKDAGLKIPRMSLRSPLTHRIWHAYYKVIQALPQAIREHAAAKALTKAMLAILGTSSFIESRLRKS; from the coding sequence ATGAACTCAGCCGAGACCGCACCCTTTGCCTACTGCGCCATCATTTCGCTGCCGCAGGATCACCAACGACGCGATAAAGCGCAGGCAAGCGCGCCCTATCCTCTTGAACACCTCCCCGCCGTCCGCGGCGCCGACCTGAGCCCAGGGGAGTTGGCTCAGCTTTTCGACGTCCCCCGCGCCACCCGTCGCTACGGCCGAGCACCAAAAGCGGGCGAGATCGGCTGCACGCTCTCTCACCTCCAGGCGTATCGAGAATTCCTCGCACGCACCGAGGATCCACAAGCCCTCGCCCTAATTGTTGAAGATGACGTGGAGTTCCTGCCCGGAAGCAAAGCGGTGCTCGACGCCCTGGCGCAGGAACCCCACGGCTTCACGCTCCTTTTCAGCAACGCCGACCGCCTCCGCAACGCCCCCAGCGCCACCGTCTATCCACGCGCACTGGACCCCCAGCACGAGATCCGATCCGCCATCCCCTACCCGCTCACGGCCATCGCGTACATCATCTCGCGCGCCGCAGCGGAAAAACTCGTGCAAAGAGCAGAACGCGGACCAGTGGATTGGTTCGCGGACGAAAGCTCCATATATGTAGAAGAGCACATCAGCTTCCGCATGCTCACACCGGGCATTGCGTGCGAGGGGGAGGCGTCGAAAAGCTCTGCAATCCACAGCGACTACATCAGCCTCCAACAACAAGCGCGGCGAAGCCCCCTCCAGCGCATCAAAGACGCAGGCTTGAAAATTCCCCGCATGTCGCTGCGCAGCCCCCTCACCCACCGCATCTGGCACGCCTACTACAAGGTCATCCAGGCGCTGCCGCAGGCCATCCGGGAACACGCGGCAGCGAAAGCGCTCACTAAAGCTATGCTCGCCATCCTCGGCACCAGCAGTTTCATCGAATCACGTTTGAGAAAGAGCTAA
- a CDS encoding oligosaccharide flippase family protein, producing MKNPTALLRSTYSRSLMIRLTNAGLAFGVSILLARLMGPEDYGAYGVILSVATLLAIPLTTGLPRTISRDLASARVNEDPGRMRAIITMGRHMFLITLVPLLIGAVIAWRFGVSVAGLSAGVLISAALAPLLAADANRMAIMQGLGQALRSQIPDLIARPLGTATIVTVLLLTLGTTGPVLGAFAYATATLFGFLVGALMVRSTLREIPHQAPLQAPTWRAFLPSVLTLSILGGSKIFTGNIDILLVDHLGNLREAGYYKVALAGMAIVALGTNSTTHVAYTRFAEAVPKRNLKVIAQQSDKAMLWSFVTSLVVLAAIAVLGRFAILIAYGESYLPAWEVVMVLAGGFTLTQLLGPGENIAMLSGKQLLAAGATIIGVVCTIAAAFLLVPSFGSVGIALASALGSFVRQLLIAVIVYQQFGINITATGMAARTLRSSNSE from the coding sequence ATGAAAAACCCAACTGCACTGCTGCGCTCGACGTATTCGCGCTCATTGATGATCCGCTTGACCAATGCTGGTCTCGCCTTTGGCGTGTCCATCCTGCTCGCCCGCCTCATGGGGCCTGAGGATTATGGGGCCTACGGGGTCATTTTGTCCGTAGCGACCCTGCTGGCGATTCCCCTGACCACCGGCCTTCCCCGCACCATCTCCCGCGACCTCGCCAGTGCGCGTGTGAACGAGGATCCGGGCAGAATGCGCGCGATCATCACTATGGGGCGGCACATGTTTCTCATCACGCTGGTGCCGCTGTTGATCGGCGCGGTGATCGCCTGGCGATTCGGGGTGAGCGTTGCCGGTTTGAGCGCTGGTGTCCTCATTAGTGCCGCTCTTGCTCCCTTGCTCGCAGCAGACGCTAACCGAATGGCCATCATGCAGGGACTTGGCCAGGCCTTGCGTTCACAGATCCCGGATCTCATCGCCCGCCCTCTGGGCACGGCAACGATCGTGACAGTGCTGCTGCTCACCCTCGGCACCACGGGGCCGGTCTTGGGCGCATTCGCCTACGCTACCGCTACCCTTTTTGGTTTCTTGGTTGGCGCGCTGATGGTGCGCTCCACGCTTCGCGAGATTCCCCACCAAGCACCGCTGCAGGCCCCAACATGGCGGGCATTTTTGCCTTCGGTGCTCACCCTGTCAATCCTCGGCGGGTCCAAGATCTTCACCGGCAATATCGACATTTTGCTGGTGGACCACCTGGGTAACCTCCGCGAAGCCGGGTACTACAAGGTTGCGCTGGCCGGCATGGCCATCGTGGCTCTTGGAACGAATTCAACCACCCACGTTGCCTACACCCGCTTCGCAGAAGCTGTGCCCAAGCGCAATCTGAAAGTGATTGCTCAGCAGTCCGATAAGGCCATGCTGTGGAGCTTCGTCACTTCACTGGTGGTGCTCGCAGCCATTGCGGTGTTGGGGCGCTTTGCCATTCTGATTGCCTATGGTGAAAGCTATCTGCCCGCTTGGGAGGTGGTGATGGTGCTCGCCGGAGGTTTTACCCTGACACAATTGCTTGGGCCTGGTGAAAATATCGCCATGTTGTCGGGCAAACAACTGCTTGCTGCTGGCGCCACCATTATCGGGGTGGTCTGCACGATCGCAGCGGCGTTTCTTCTGGTGCCCTCCTTCGGTTCGGTGGGCATTGCCCTTGCCTCGGCCCTTGGCTCCTTCGTCCGTCAATTGTTGATCGCCGTGATTGTGTATCAGCAATTCGGCATCAACATCACCGCCACCGGTATGGCCGCGCGCACCTTGCGCAGCAGCAATAGCGAATAA
- a CDS encoding glycosyltransferase family 4 protein, with protein sequence MTRPVVFWQPILSIHQTPLLEEFGRIYPGPVYLVVDKLIPETRADAGWNVRPPSSVQLISPDEDVAGVPSRAMHVVSGYVGPRRWVQERKRVLSDDQADVIVMVEGFSRLGGPLKRAARFVKQWRGRMHLRHHLRGVLAIGQRARRQAKRMGMPVERIYPMLYATALPRTKQQQQIPQGAAVFVGRRSERKNTAELIRATAGLCPLVLIGPKEKGYDDGADTREHVHVLGPIANESLADFLREAAVLVLPSWYDGWGAVVNEALACGTPVVCSRYAGAADLITSFGPFRGVVVDRPDEEQLREAIAQVLHAKQERAVIRAWAEQSISPAAVAPYLQECLLAAAGNHAARPTAPWHAGVVR encoded by the coding sequence ATGACTAGGCCCGTGGTGTTTTGGCAGCCGATTCTTTCCATCCACCAAACGCCGCTGTTGGAGGAATTCGGCCGTATCTATCCCGGTCCGGTGTACCTGGTGGTGGATAAGCTGATTCCGGAAACGCGCGCGGATGCCGGCTGGAACGTGCGTCCGCCAAGCAGCGTGCAGCTCATTTCACCCGACGAAGATGTGGCAGGGGTTCCTTCGCGGGCGATGCATGTGGTCAGTGGCTACGTTGGCCCCCGGCGGTGGGTGCAAGAACGCAAGCGGGTGCTTTCCGACGACCAAGCCGACGTGATCGTCATGGTTGAGGGATTCTCCCGTCTCGGCGGCCCACTCAAACGCGCGGCGCGCTTTGTCAAACAATGGCGCGGCCGCATGCACTTGCGCCATCATTTGCGTGGGGTCCTCGCCATCGGCCAACGTGCAAGGCGACAAGCGAAGCGCATGGGAATGCCGGTGGAAAGAATTTATCCCATGCTTTACGCCACGGCGCTACCAAGGACGAAGCAACAACAGCAGATTCCTCAAGGTGCAGCAGTATTTGTGGGGAGACGCAGCGAAAGGAAAAACACTGCGGAGCTGATCCGCGCGACCGCAGGTCTTTGCCCATTGGTGCTCATAGGCCCAAAGGAGAAGGGCTACGACGATGGTGCGGACACCCGAGAACACGTTCACGTTCTGGGGCCCATCGCGAATGAGAGCTTGGCCGATTTTCTCAGGGAAGCTGCAGTGCTTGTCTTGCCATCTTGGTACGACGGCTGGGGCGCGGTGGTGAATGAGGCGCTGGCGTGCGGCACCCCCGTGGTGTGCTCACGGTATGCGGGAGCCGCTGACCTCATCACGTCCTTCGGCCCATTCCGTGGCGTGGTGGTTGATCGCCCGGACGAGGAACAATTGCGGGAAGCTATCGCTCAGGTGCTGCATGCGAAACAGGAAAGAGCAGTCATTCGCGCTTGGGCTGAGCAGAGTATCAGCCCGGCGGCCGTGGCTCCCTACCTGCAGGAATGCCTGCTAGCCGCGGCGGGTAATCACGCGGCCCGCCCCACTGCGCCTTGGCACGCGGGAGTGGTGCGCTGA
- the wecB gene encoding non-hydrolyzing UDP-N-acetylglucosamine 2-epimerase: MSNGKLKVMTVVGTRPEIIRLACIIKAFEQHFDHVLVHTGQNWDRNLNEVFFEDLELRQPDVYLNADTSSLGAVLGDVLRGTEAAIHEHKPDALVVLGDTNSCVAAVMGKRLKVPVYHLEAGNRSFDPNVPEEINRHLVDHVSDYNLTYTEHSRKNLLAEGLHPARVVIMGSPMREVLSTFKERIDGSDVLDRLGLEPGNYVLASTHREENVDREDRLNHVVASLAAVARDQQCPVLVSTHPRTRKRLDAYGIQADEDVRFHDPLGFHDYNKLQQHARCVISDSGTISEESTMLGFPAVTLRDAIERPEAIDTGSIITTGLHPDDVVDAVRMTIAQWESYGPTVCPVDYQITDSSRRVVNLIRSTASTHHQRLGIRR; encoded by the coding sequence ATGAGCAACGGCAAATTGAAAGTCATGACGGTAGTGGGCACCCGCCCAGAGATCATCCGCCTGGCCTGCATCATCAAGGCGTTTGAGCAGCACTTCGATCACGTCTTGGTGCACACCGGCCAAAACTGGGATCGCAATCTCAATGAGGTGTTCTTTGAGGACCTCGAGCTGCGCCAGCCAGACGTGTACCTCAATGCCGATACTTCTTCCCTGGGTGCGGTGCTCGGCGATGTGCTGCGCGGCACCGAAGCCGCCATTCACGAGCACAAACCGGACGCCCTCGTGGTTTTGGGTGATACGAACTCTTGCGTTGCCGCAGTAATGGGCAAGCGCTTGAAGGTGCCGGTGTATCACCTAGAAGCTGGCAACCGCTCCTTCGATCCGAATGTGCCGGAGGAAATTAACCGCCATTTGGTGGATCACGTCAGCGATTACAACCTCACCTATACCGAACATTCGCGCAAGAACCTCCTGGCAGAAGGCCTGCACCCGGCGCGAGTAGTGATTATGGGTTCCCCAATGCGGGAGGTGTTGAGCACCTTCAAAGAACGCATCGACGGCTCTGACGTGCTTGATCGCCTCGGTCTTGAGCCCGGCAACTATGTTCTTGCCTCCACGCATCGCGAGGAGAACGTGGATCGCGAAGATCGCCTCAATCATGTGGTGGCGAGCCTCGCTGCAGTCGCCCGTGACCAGCAGTGCCCGGTGCTGGTTTCAACGCACCCGCGTACCCGCAAGCGCCTTGATGCTTATGGAATCCAGGCCGATGAAGACGTGCGCTTCCACGATCCTTTGGGCTTCCACGACTACAACAAGCTCCAGCAGCACGCCCGCTGTGTGATTTCCGATTCCGGGACGATCAGCGAGGAGTCAACCATGCTGGGCTTCCCGGCCGTCACCTTGCGCGATGCCATTGAACGCCCGGAAGCCATCGATACCGGCTCGATCATCACCACCGGTTTGCACCCCGACGATGTGGTGGATGCGGTGCGCATGACCATCGCGCAGTGGGAATCGTATGGGCCCACTGTCTGCCCGGTGGATTACCAGATCACGGACTCATCGCGGCGTGTAGTGAACCTCATCCGCTCCACGGCGAGCACCCACCATCAGCGATTGGGTATTCGCCGATGA
- a CDS encoding NAD-dependent epimerase/dehydratase family protein, whose amino-acid sequence MSTEQQPVLCIIGASGFLSWHVGLHAWAQGYEVHACSTRRDSVEDISEAIAGADLVVHLAACNRPAEGETLDDAAAATHKAGNITAEAIALAADRGQAPNAVTIAGTTQTGTAYGDAKAAAGQAILDAAERAQIQATQWLLPNLFGEHGTPKHNMVTATFIQALLDGERPQVNGNHPLTLLAARHAAELLLDPTPGGTQQVPTDHLRHTTVPELLKRLEHIHEGYQEHGALPDTADAFTNELCAAYLSHAVPKRNAVELIKHSDERGSFVETLRAGGQGQVSFSTTVPGVTRGNHLHLRKIERFVVLKGQATIEMRKHGSEERIRVHASGEAPKAVDMLCGWTHNITNIGSDTLYTQFWINEPFDPSDPDTFFQEV is encoded by the coding sequence ATGAGCACCGAGCAACAACCCGTCCTCTGCATCATCGGCGCCAGCGGCTTCCTTTCCTGGCACGTTGGCCTGCACGCCTGGGCCCAGGGGTACGAAGTACACGCCTGCTCCACCCGGCGCGACAGCGTCGAGGACATCAGCGAAGCCATCGCGGGTGCAGACCTCGTGGTGCACCTGGCAGCATGCAACCGTCCCGCCGAGGGGGAAACCCTCGACGATGCGGCCGCAGCTACCCACAAGGCTGGGAACATCACCGCTGAGGCCATTGCACTGGCTGCAGATCGCGGCCAAGCACCAAATGCAGTGACCATTGCGGGCACCACCCAAACGGGCACCGCCTATGGTGACGCGAAAGCGGCGGCGGGCCAGGCTATCCTCGACGCAGCAGAGCGGGCACAAATACAAGCCACCCAGTGGCTACTGCCCAATCTCTTCGGCGAACACGGCACGCCGAAGCACAACATGGTCACCGCCACCTTTATCCAGGCACTCCTGGATGGGGAGCGCCCCCAGGTCAATGGCAATCATCCGCTCACCCTGCTGGCCGCACGCCACGCAGCAGAGCTTTTGCTGGATCCAACTCCGGGTGGCACCCAACAGGTGCCCACAGACCACCTCCGCCACACCACCGTGCCGGAACTTCTCAAACGCCTGGAGCACATCCACGAGGGCTATCAGGAACACGGTGCCCTGCCCGATACTGCCGATGCCTTCACCAACGAGCTGTGTGCCGCCTATCTTTCGCACGCCGTGCCTAAGCGCAACGCCGTGGAGCTGATCAAGCACAGTGATGAGCGGGGAAGCTTCGTAGAAACCCTGCGCGCCGGCGGCCAAGGCCAGGTGAGCTTTTCCACCACCGTGCCCGGTGTGACCCGCGGCAATCACTTGCACCTGCGCAAAATTGAGCGCTTCGTGGTACTTAAGGGCCAAGCCACCATTGAGATGCGCAAGCACGGCAGCGAGGAGCGCATCCGTGTCCACGCCAGCGGTGAAGCACCCAAGGCCGTGGATATGCTCTGCGGTTGGACGCACAACATCACCAATATCGGTAGCGATACGTTGTACACGCAATTCTGGATCAACGAACCTTTCGATCCATCAGATCCCGACACGTTCTTCCAGGAGGTTTAG
- a CDS encoding sugar transferase, with protein MAINISRVEDAARRCIDVAASAVGLTLLAAPMAAIALGIKVSSPGPVFFTQERVGKGGEPFKLIKFRSMRPAQDGKAAQVTAGGDPRITKIGAFLRDWKLDELPQLINVLKGDMSLVGPRPEVPRYTQHWPQQQATVILSVRPGITDPVTVQLRDEEALLAAQEDPERYYIETLLPEKAARYTKYVRSRTLLQDLQTILATVKAVVRK; from the coding sequence GTGGCTATCAATATTTCTCGCGTGGAAGATGCTGCCCGGCGCTGCATCGACGTTGCGGCCTCAGCCGTGGGTCTGACCCTACTCGCGGCACCGATGGCGGCTATTGCGCTTGGCATCAAGGTGAGTTCCCCAGGCCCGGTATTCTTCACTCAGGAGCGAGTGGGCAAAGGCGGCGAGCCTTTCAAATTGATCAAGTTCCGCTCCATGCGCCCGGCGCAAGATGGCAAAGCAGCCCAAGTGACTGCTGGTGGCGATCCTCGTATTACCAAGATCGGGGCATTCTTGCGCGATTGGAAACTCGATGAGCTCCCGCAACTGATCAACGTGCTCAAGGGCGATATGTCGCTGGTGGGGCCGCGCCCCGAGGTGCCTCGCTACACACAGCACTGGCCACAACAACAGGCAACAGTGATCCTTTCGGTACGCCCCGGCATCACCGACCCCGTTACCGTGCAATTGCGCGATGAAGAAGCGTTGCTTGCCGCCCAGGAAGATCCCGAGCGCTACTACATCGAAACGCTGCTTCCTGAAAAAGCGGCGCGCTACACCAAGTATGTTCGCTCGCGCACCCTGCTCCAGGACCTCCAAACCATCCTTGCAACTGTAAAGGCGGTGGTGCGCAAATGA
- a CDS encoding DegT/DnrJ/EryC1/StrS family aminotransferase, protein MSHIEPIPFAIPDITDREVEAAAERVRSGWLTTGPATRDFERDMVAFLGDDSLEAIAVNSATAGLHLALEAVGVGPGDEVLVPDWTFTSTAEVVRYLGATPVLVDVSYDTLNICLEAAERAITERTKAIVPVHFAGLAVDAQALADFARKHALKVVEDAAHALPSTSNGALVGTSESDAIVYSFYATKTITTGEGGMVITRDPELASRMRVMRLHGISRDVFDRYTSTRPSWEYDVVAPGFKYNMGDVAAAIGRVQLDRGWEMQRKRQAIAQRYDQAFADLPLLLPAHAPEDETHSWHLYVVRIADGSPISRDELVQALSDAQIGTSMHFIPLHRHSYWAQTCAQDAQVLPNAEASYHRAMSLPLFSAMSNEQIERVIAAVRRAFGKEN, encoded by the coding sequence GTGTCCCATATCGAGCCGATTCCGTTTGCAATCCCGGACATCACAGATCGCGAGGTGGAAGCAGCGGCGGAGCGGGTGCGTTCTGGTTGGCTGACCACAGGTCCTGCTACTCGCGATTTTGAGCGGGATATGGTGGCGTTTTTGGGCGATGATTCGCTTGAAGCGATCGCGGTGAACTCGGCTACGGCGGGGTTGCATTTGGCGCTTGAGGCCGTGGGGGTGGGCCCAGGTGATGAGGTGCTGGTGCCCGATTGGACGTTCACCTCTACTGCGGAGGTGGTTCGTTACTTGGGGGCTACGCCGGTGCTTGTCGACGTCTCCTACGACACCCTCAACATCTGTCTTGAGGCGGCGGAGCGCGCCATCACTGAGCGCACGAAGGCTATCGTTCCCGTGCACTTTGCCGGTCTTGCGGTTGATGCTCAAGCCTTGGCCGATTTTGCCCGTAAGCACGCGTTGAAGGTCGTGGAAGATGCGGCACATGCGTTGCCGTCGACAAGCAATGGGGCGCTGGTTGGCACGAGTGAATCCGATGCCATTGTGTATAGCTTCTACGCTACGAAAACGATTACTACCGGCGAGGGCGGCATGGTGATCACACGCGATCCGGAGCTGGCGAGTCGTATGCGGGTGATGCGTCTGCACGGTATTAGTCGCGATGTGTTTGATCGTTATACTTCCACGCGTCCTTCTTGGGAATATGACGTGGTAGCGCCCGGTTTTAAGTACAACATGGGCGATGTTGCGGCGGCGATTGGTCGCGTGCAACTTGATCGAGGCTGGGAAATGCAGCGCAAGCGTCAAGCGATTGCACAGCGCTACGATCAAGCGTTTGCAGATCTACCTCTACTCCTGCCGGCTCACGCACCGGAGGATGAAACCCACTCTTGGCACCTCTACGTTGTGCGCATCGCCGATGGCTCCCCCATCAGCCGCGATGAGCTTGTGCAGGCACTTTCTGATGCGCAGATCGGCACTTCGATGCATTTCATTCCTTTGCACCGCCACAGTTATTGGGCGCAAACGTGCGCACAAGATGCTCAGGTGTTGCCCAACGCGGAAGCTAGCTACCACCGGGCGATGAGCTTGCCGCTATTTTCGGCGATGAGCAACGAGCAGATTGAGCGTGTGATCGCGGCGGTTCGTCGAGCGTTTGGCAAGGAGAACTAG
- a CDS encoding GNAT family N-acetyltransferase: MTRPRTIFITQWYPPEPGPAVVPHVIAQAVAHNDWDVDVLTGFPNYPTGRLPEGWKMSWLQRSVRDGVRVWRVPLFASHDASAIKRIANYGSFGLSASAGYAWARLSGKLQRPEVQWVSYSPVTVGIAQLVARAIDGTPTVVWVGDLWPDTVGVSGLEGARGLMRLAGKAMHAWCNLLYAQAEAIVVISPGVREVLISRGVPEHKVHFIPVAPDEQVFQPCSVQQRAQARDHYGTQGQRRVLLYAGAMGEAQELQTLIRAAARAGAEGPEVVLAGSGTQEEELMALAADLGAPVRFLGRVPQEEMTQLLAAADAAYIGLADAPLSGITMPSKTQSIIASHTPILCCAFGDVAAVVLENDLGLVSAPGDVDALAQTLRDFAAASDSELAAWRANAAKAHRERFSASIVGERTSTLLREVADGGKAIDAPTDEVEAVAGIAARDARALAHLHVRAFPGFFLAQLGPKFLSRFYRGYAHDPSAVGITYRKRGRVIGSVVGTTDPNGFYSRLLKRDLFGFGWTAAMAALRNPKAAGRLFQGLFYRGEEAAEIPGAALLASVCLDPEERGGGLGKQMIRDFFGECARRGAGTVVLTTDAENNDAVNTMYQRLGGKLVDSYTTSRGRKMNKYAYELEELGFDVAK, encoded by the coding sequence GTGACACGTCCGCGAACAATTTTCATCACCCAGTGGTACCCACCAGAGCCCGGACCGGCTGTGGTTCCGCACGTCATTGCCCAAGCGGTGGCCCACAACGACTGGGATGTGGACGTGCTGACGGGATTTCCTAACTACCCCACCGGCAGGTTGCCTGAGGGGTGGAAGATGTCGTGGCTGCAGCGTTCTGTGCGTGACGGGGTGCGGGTATGGCGTGTGCCGTTGTTTGCTTCCCACGACGCTTCAGCGATCAAACGCATCGCAAACTATGGCTCCTTTGGGCTGAGCGCCTCCGCGGGCTACGCGTGGGCGCGGCTGAGTGGCAAGCTGCAACGCCCCGAGGTGCAATGGGTGAGCTACTCGCCGGTGACAGTGGGGATTGCGCAATTGGTGGCGCGGGCTATTGATGGCACCCCGACGGTGGTGTGGGTGGGGGACTTGTGGCCCGATACCGTCGGGGTGTCTGGCCTTGAGGGCGCTCGTGGGCTCATGCGGCTTGCGGGTAAGGCGATGCATGCCTGGTGCAATCTTTTATATGCCCAAGCTGAGGCTATCGTGGTGATTTCTCCGGGTGTCCGCGAAGTGCTCATCAGCCGCGGGGTGCCTGAACACAAGGTGCACTTCATTCCGGTGGCCCCGGACGAGCAGGTCTTTCAACCTTGCAGTGTTCAACAGCGTGCGCAGGCGCGAGATCACTATGGCACTCAGGGGCAGCGTCGGGTATTGCTCTATGCGGGAGCCATGGGGGAGGCCCAGGAACTGCAGACGTTGATTCGAGCCGCAGCACGCGCTGGCGCTGAAGGCCCGGAGGTGGTGCTGGCGGGTTCGGGTACGCAAGAAGAGGAATTGATGGCGCTTGCCGCAGATCTCGGTGCGCCGGTGCGTTTCTTGGGTCGTGTTCCTCAAGAAGAAATGACGCAACTGCTTGCGGCCGCGGATGCCGCGTATATCGGTTTGGCGGATGCCCCCTTGTCGGGCATCACGATGCCGTCGAAGACGCAGTCTATTATCGCTTCGCACACGCCGATCCTGTGCTGCGCCTTTGGCGATGTGGCGGCAGTGGTGTTGGAAAACGACCTTGGTTTGGTCAGCGCCCCGGGCGATGTTGATGCGCTGGCACAAACGCTGCGCGATTTTGCCGCCGCGTCTGACTCTGAGCTGGCGGCTTGGCGTGCGAATGCGGCGAAGGCTCACCGCGAGCGTTTTTCGGCAAGTATTGTGGGCGAGCGCACCAGCACGCTGCTGCGTGAGGTGGCCGACGGCGGTAAAGCCATCGACGCTCCCACAGATGAGGTGGAGGCAGTCGCTGGCATTGCCGCCAGGGACGCGCGCGCCCTAGCGCATCTGCACGTGAGGGCGTTTCCGGGATTCTTCTTGGCGCAGCTTGGACCAAAGTTCCTTTCGCGCTTCTACCGTGGCTACGCCCACGATCCTTCTGCTGTTGGTATCACCTACCGCAAGCGTGGACGGGTTATTGGGTCAGTGGTTGGTACCACCGACCCCAACGGCTTTTACTCACGTTTGCTCAAACGTGACCTTTTTGGATTTGGATGGACGGCAGCGATGGCTGCGCTCAGAAATCCCAAGGCGGCCGGCAGATTATTTCAAGGGTTGTTCTATCGCGGTGAAGAGGCCGCAGAGATTCCCGGTGCAGCGCTGCTAGCAAGCGTGTGCCTTGATCCCGAGGAGCGTGGAGGTGGGCTTGGTAAGCAGATGATCCGCGATTTCTTTGGCGAATGTGCGCGCCGGGGTGCGGGCACCGTGGTGTTAACAACGGACGCTGAGAACAATGATGCCGTGAACACGATGTATCAGCGCCTTGGTGGAAAATTGGTGGATTCTTATACCACGTCTCGGGGTAGGAAGATGAATAAGTATGCCTATGAGCTGGAAGAATTGGGATTCGATGTAGCGAAGTAG